From one Rosa rugosa chromosome 4, drRosRugo1.1, whole genome shotgun sequence genomic stretch:
- the LOC133742314 gene encoding uncharacterized protein LOC133742314 produces the protein MALQWMILTYVVAAEAAVALLLTLPAPKLLKNRLVSLISLILQPALFVVPFAGFQLLDIYWKMEHRLMCTSDICTAAERDRFEKSMYKAQKNVILCSAACLLYWCIYRICKYCKDIERLEEVEKRFKEE, from the exons ATGGCGTTGCAGTGGATGATACTGACGTACGTGGTGGCGGCAGAGGCGGCCGTAGCCCTTCTGCTAACTCTCCCGGCGCCCAAGCTCTTGAAGAACCGCCTCGTCTCTTTGATCTCTCTCATTCTTCAGCCGGCGCTCTTCGTCGTCCCCTTCGCCGGATTCCAGCTCCTCG ATATCTACTGGAAGATGGAGCATCGCTTGATGTGCACCTCAGACATCTGCACTGCTGCTGAGCGCGACCGCTTTGAGAAATCC ATGTACAAGGCTCAAAAGAATGTAATTCTCTGCTCTGCAGCATGTCTTCTTTACTG GTGCATCTATCGCATCTGTAAGTACTGCAAGGATATTGAAAGGTTGGAGGAAGTGGAGAAGAGGTTCAAGGAAGAGTAG